From a single Plutella xylostella chromosome 5, ilPluXylo3.1, whole genome shotgun sequence genomic region:
- the LOC119692392 gene encoding uncharacterized protein LOC119692392 translates to MTRSKGNMHVVEEIYNQIPAFTDVFSEDSFYTFVICFVISTIMVVFILSRFITIKPVE, encoded by the coding sequence ATGACTCGCTCTAAAGGAAACATGCATGTTGTGGAGGAGATATACAACCAGATACCAGCATTCACTGACGTCTTCTCTGAGGACTCATTCTATACATTTGTTATCTGCTTCGTCATATCTACAATCATGGTTGTTTTTATATTGTCTAGATTTATTACCATCAAGCCTGTAGAATAG
- the LOC105389298 gene encoding 39S ribosomal protein L53, mitochondrial, with the protein MSVPFSGALRRSGGVVSAIGKQLRSVNLKAAKRITVKFDPFGDNVKHTRDFLHLISSKKISLTNPNCTLKTEVVCDRSEPTIDIALVPSVAETTKYKQVTLKSGNLTCLELLQLLNKHISAAAPVEQPASTIQTKLEKKKSKKK; encoded by the exons ATGTCTGTTCCATTCAGTGGAGCATTGCGCAGATCCGGAGGGGTTGTTTCAGCTATTGGTAAACAGCTTAGATCAGTAAATCTAAAAGCAGCCAAGAGAATCACTGTGAAATTTGACCCATTTGGAGATAATGTAAAGCACACTCG AGACTTCTTGCATTTGATCAGTTCAAAGAAGATAAGCTTGACGAATCCAAACTGTACTTTGAAAACTGAAGTTGTGTGCGATCGTAGCGAACCTACTATTGATATTGCCCTTGTGCCTTCAGTAGCAg aaactacaaaatacaaacaagTTACTCTGAAGAGTGGTAACTTAACTTGCCTAGAGCTCTTGCAATTACTGAACAAGCACATCAGTGCCGCAGCCCCGGTGGAGCAGCCCGCCTCCACTATACAGACTAAATTGGAAAAGAAGAAGAGCAAGAAGAAGTGA